A single window of bacterium DNA harbors:
- a CDS encoding ABC transporter ATP-binding protein: RPISQLSAGELQRVCIAAALAQQPEVLLLDEPTSFLDLRQIARLSRLLLRLKSDGLTILCASHDLRLLRKHSTQVLLLEEGKQIGFGMYEEVLTEERLATLFEFELI; the protein is encoded by the coding sequence GCAGGCCGATTTCGCAGCTGAGTGCCGGAGAGCTTCAGCGTGTCTGCATCGCCGCAGCGCTGGCGCAGCAACCGGAAGTGCTTTTGTTGGATGAGCCTACGAGCTTTTTGGACTTGCGCCAGATCGCCCGGTTGTCCCGTTTACTTTTGCGTCTGAAGAGCGATGGACTCACCATCCTTTGTGCTTCGCATGATCTGCGCCTTCTGAGAAAACACTCCACTCAAGTTTTGTTGCTGGAGGAAGGTAAACAAATCGGGTTTGGAATGTATGAAGAAGTCCTTACCGAAGAACGGTTGGCAACCTTGTTTGAATTCGAGCTGATATGA